AATGCCTGAAGCGACTGCTGCGCATAAATTCATAGAGACGGTATAGACACCTGTCATTAATCCAATTTTATGAGGAAACTTCCCTTTTATTAGTCCAGGTAGCAGTACATTACACACTGCAATAGAAAGTCCTAGTATCGCCGTACCTGTGAACAACAGTCCTACACCAGATCCCGACCGGATTAGAATTCCCATAGCCAGCATAACCATAGCAATTAACAACACATTAGCCAAGCCGAAACGGCGGGCTAGCTTTGGAGCAAACGGGGACAAGATGGCAAAAGCCAACAATGGTAGAGTGGTAATAGCTCCTGCTAAAGTGTTCGATAAGCCTAGATCATCCTGAATCATTTGTATCAGTGGACCGACGGATGTAAATGGCGCTCTAAGTGCCGCTGCGATAAAAACAATTCCCAACACTAGCAGCCAGCGATCATACTTGGAATCCGTTAAGTCTCTATTTTGAATACTTCCTTCTCGTTGCGATGCTTTCATCATGTATCCTCCTAAATTGCAACAAACATAAACGCCTTCGACGTCCCTATAAGGACGGGTAAGCGTTTAAGCCAGAAATATAAAAATATTTATTACATGGCATTAAGAACCATCATCCACTATTATTATAAAAGTTACAAGCCTTAAGTAGTTTTATAACCATTTTATTGACAAAATCGAACGGCATCTTTAGTATCCATATAATCAGGACAGTTGAGAATCAATTTCAATCGAACTACTCATCCATCATCTATAGAAAAGAGTGAACAGAATGCTTCGAAGGTTTTTTGCCTACTATCGTCCATATAAAAAACTATTTATATTGGACTTCTCCTGCGCTGTTTTTGCAGGTCTGCTAGAACTAGCTTTTCCAGTAGCTGTCAATAAATTTATTGATGATTTGCTCCCCGGTCAAGATTGGCCGCTAATTCTTATTGCTTGTATCGCGCTGCTAGCTATTTACGCCTTGAATACGGTGATGCAGTATGTCGTAACTTACTGGGGTCACATGCTTGGTATTAACATTGAGACTGATATGCGTAAAAAAATGTTCAATCACATCCAGAAGCTATCCTTCCGATTCTTTGATAATAATAAAACAGGTCACCTGATCGGACGCATCACCAACGACTTAAATGATATCGGCGAGGTGGCGCATCACGGTCCTGAGGATGTATTTATTGCCATCATGACACTTGTCGGTGCCTTTATCCTAATGGCTGATATTAATCTGAAGCTGGCAATTATTACTTTTATAATCGTACCAATCATGGCTTGGGTGATCATCTACTTCGGACGCAACATGACTTCCACCTATCGTCAGCTTTTTGGAAATGTAGGTAGTTTCAATGCTCGTATCGAAGACAATGTCGGCGGAATCCGGGTTGTGCAATCTTTTGCCAATGAGCAGCATGAACAAGAGCTATTCGCAGTAGATAATCAAATGTTCCGTAAAACTAAGCTGCTTGCTTATAAAACCATGGCCAAAAGCTTATCCGTCAGCTATATGATGACCCGCCTCATTACGATCCTCGTGATGATCAGCGGTGCCTGGTTCTTCATTAATGGAGAACTCCAAATTGGTGAATTTGTGGCATTTATTCTGTTGTCCAATATCTTCTTCCGTCCGATCGAGAAGATTAACGCCGTTATCGAGAGTTATCCAAAAGGAATTGCCGGCTTTAAACGTTATCTTGAGATTATCGACACAGAGCCGGATATCAGCGATAAGCCGGATGCTGTAGAGGTAAGTACTTTACACGGTGATATTACCTTCCAAAATGTCTTTTTCGGATACGACGAGGACCGTCCTGTTCTGAAAAATATTAGCTTAAAGGTAAAAGCTGGCGAAACGATCGCCTTTGTCGGACCTTCCGGTGCAGGCAAAACCACCATCTGCAGCTTGCTTCCGCGTTTTTATGATGTCACAGGCGGAGCTATCACTATTGATGGCATCGATATCCGTGAAATGAAGCTGGAGTCGTTACGTAAACAGATCGGTATCGTGCAGCAGGATGTGTTCCTGTTCTCTGGTACGATTCGCGAGAATATCGCCTACGGAAAGCTGGATGCAAAGCTGCCTGAAATCTGGGAAGCCGCTCGACGTGCGCATCTGGAAGATCTCATTCAGAACCTGCCAGACGGCATGGATACTGTGATCGGCGAGCGCGGTGTGAAGCTGTCCGGTGGACAGAAGCAACGCTTAGCAATCGCTCGCATGTTCCTGAAGAATCCGCCAATCCTGATTCTGGATGAAGCTACTTCCGCGCTAGATACAGAGACAGAAGCAGCGATTCAGCAATCGCTAGCTGACCTGTCCGTAGGTAGAACCACACTCGTCATCGCCCATCGATTGACGACCATCAAGAATGCCGACCGGATCATGGTCGTGAATGAAGAAGGCATCGCCGAGCAGGGCCGCCATGAAGAATTAGTCCAAGCCGGTGGCATATACAGCCGTCTGCATCAGGCGCAATATAACGCCTAACTTGCTACTGGAATCAAAAAAGAAGCAAGACTAGTCACCATGTTATTGGCGACTAGTCTTGCTTTTTAGTGCATCTCGTCTGTTTACAGGGCGAGATGCTTAATAGGGAGCTTGGGAGCTTGGGAGCTTGGGAGCTTGGTGTTTGGTGTTTGGTGTTTGGTGTTTGGTGTTTGGGTGTTTGGGTGTTTGGATGTTTGGGTGTTTGGGTGTTTTTGGGGATAGAATTAGGGGATTTCTCCCTATATCTATCGATATTACACTCCCAATATCAACAAACAGGGAATTCCTCCCCTTAATTTCACCCAATTCGCTCATAATAGTGGATTTCAGGTGATTTATAGGGAGGAATTCCCTATAAAGTTAAAAATCCAGCGAAAATCAGCAATTTATAGGGAGGATTTCCCTATAAAGAAAACACAAACACGACTCTATGCATCATAGCAGCTCTCCGCTCCAATAAAGTAACCATATTCAATTCGACTT
This window of the Paenibacillus sp. FSL R10-2734 genome carries:
- a CDS encoding ABC transporter ATP-binding protein, producing MLRRFFAYYRPYKKLFILDFSCAVFAGLLELAFPVAVNKFIDDLLPGQDWPLILIACIALLAIYALNTVMQYVVTYWGHMLGINIETDMRKKMFNHIQKLSFRFFDNNKTGHLIGRITNDLNDIGEVAHHGPEDVFIAIMTLVGAFILMADINLKLAIITFIIVPIMAWVIIYFGRNMTSTYRQLFGNVGSFNARIEDNVGGIRVVQSFANEQHEQELFAVDNQMFRKTKLLAYKTMAKSLSVSYMMTRLITILVMISGAWFFINGELQIGEFVAFILLSNIFFRPIEKINAVIESYPKGIAGFKRYLEIIDTEPDISDKPDAVEVSTLHGDITFQNVFFGYDEDRPVLKNISLKVKAGETIAFVGPSGAGKTTICSLLPRFYDVTGGAITIDGIDIREMKLESLRKQIGIVQQDVFLFSGTIRENIAYGKLDAKLPEIWEAARRAHLEDLIQNLPDGMDTVIGERGVKLSGGQKQRLAIARMFLKNPPILILDEATSALDTETEAAIQQSLADLSVGRTTLVIAHRLTTIKNADRIMVVNEEGIAEQGRHEELVQAGGIYSRLHQAQYNA